A genomic stretch from Mastacembelus armatus chromosome 7, fMasArm1.2, whole genome shotgun sequence includes:
- the usp19 gene encoding ubiquitin carboxyl-terminal hydrolase 19 isoform X7 has protein sequence MKNDVFVDWKQNVNEVTVRLRCGEGVQRLEDINTTFTDTYCHVCFPDGRQWSCQLQEEIEASCSKIQYKEKGGFLHIIMHKKIPFHNWPSLKSNKKEKEKGATATETKNDKGMEMKPVALESSEKCKLSFTEPQIQPQASASPTHSELRRSSKPERGIKRCLKNKPACDKDTPDSVGVKGGAGEGFDISKPVTVMRSDQQPQEHTIMQMPKTTKEAILPAERDAHSVKPNGKVPVEHLPAGRTLQCKDGDNRAETLGSGQEQKIEVVADAAADTAAARGNTQVAEKRSQPSDRYGATAHGSESQPAAPVNTGDCLTPITFSNDVDSASPEMSGDRTDSESEKKPVEQELEQDTLICQQLGLGEAIPVQVQGLPPSLTQSQGICDGEEKRDQSKEEPSLEIMQQEAPEPMVNLQFVKNDSYEKGTDLMVVNVYMKGICRDTARVIFREQDFTLIFQTSDANFLRLHSDCGPNTVFKWQVKLRNLIQPEQCRYSFTPSRLDITLKKRHSQRWGGLEAHAPQGLLPGAVGGAKVAVPSSPACMEKSQPGSSQHSLPAKEEPPRLGEEKPKAPKASSRVEDGGLDTVAPRTVSEHVAIPKPEPTVTTPKPTCMVQPMTHAPPASSERHEEEEEKKVCLPGFTGLVNLGNTCFMNSVIQSLSNTRELRDYFHDRAFEAEINCNNPLGTGGRLAIGFAVLLRALWKGTHHAFQPSKLKAIVASKASQFTGYAQHDAQEFMAFLLDGLHEDLNRIQNKPYTETVDSDGRLDEVVAEEAWQRHKMRNDSFIVDLFQGQFKSKLVCPICSKVSITFDPFLYLPVPLPQKQKVLSVFYFAKEPHKKPIKFLVSVSKENSSTAEVLESISRSVRIKPENLRLAEVGKNRFQRMLLPSHSLDTVSSSDMLFCFEVLSKELAKERVVLLRVQQKLQVPNIPISKCAACLKPPGTEEDKLKRCTRCYRVGYCNQVCQKTHWPSHKGLCRPNTENVGLPFLVSVPESRLTYARLSQLLEGYSRFSVNVFQPPFQSGRTSPETSQGRVDLPPMPAGSPEGLGSGDEAIGGGSTIGAGDMELESQSLGPGSQRECAQASALHSLESDSLSSSQTSLSTTQTADSGFSEPVSTTSCYSLDPHAEKETSCEKAVRPEAAVTGYQHPIESASGHASQFHISLVDSNSKEQRLDEREEVLADLPEDATLELVWKNNERLKEYVLVSSKELEYEEDPGSLSETARAGHFTLEQCLNLFTKPEVLAPEEAWYCPKCQQHREASKQLLLWRLPNVLIIQLKRFSFRSFIWRDKINDMVDFPVRNLDLSKFCIGQKDEMQQPPIYDLYAVINHYGGMIGGHYTAYARLPSDKNSQRSDVGWRLFDDSTVTMVEESQVVTRYAYVLFYRRRNSPVERPPRFLRPVGAESPTAAGANASQASLIWRELEEEEEGLDEGPHGLFRSALRRRQTPGNRDEEDEDRTEGSVRRHRRQWMSDYPDDDCVRYFVLGTLTAVFALFVNLVYPLFYKVSWT, from the exons ATGAAAAATG atgtgttTGTGGACTGGAAACAGAATGTCAATGAAGTGACTGTCAGATTGCGCTGTGGGGAGGGTGTGCAGAGACTTGAGGACATCAACACAACCTTCACTGATACATACTGCCATGTGTGCTTCCCAG ATGGACGGCAGTGGAGCTGCCAGTTGCAGGAGGAAATTGAAGCTTCATGTAGCAAAATCCAATACAAGGAAAAGGGAGGCTTTCTGCATATCATCATGCACAAGAAGATTCCCTTTCATAATTGGCCTTCACTTAAG tcaaacaaaaaggaaaaggaaaagggggCAACAGCCACAGAGACTAAAAATGACAAGGGGATGGAGATGAAGCCTGTTGCCCTGGAGTcatcagaaaaatgtaaactgtCCTTCACGGAGCCACAAATTCAGCCCCAAGCTTCTGCCTCACCTACACACAGCGAGTTGCGACGCAGTAGTAAACCTGAGCGGGGTATCAAGCGctgtctgaaaaacaaaccagcGTGTGACAAGGACACTCCAGACTCTGTAGGGGTGAAAGGTGGAGCTGGAGAAGGCTTTGACATTAGCAAACCGGTTACTGTCATGAGAAGTGATCAGCAGCCCCAGGAGCACACCATCATGCAGATGCCCAAGACCACCAAGGAGGCTATTTTACCAGCCGAGAGAGATGCACACTCTGTCAAACCTAATGGTAAAGTGCCAGTAGAGCACCTGCCCGCTGGTCGGACCCTGCAATGTAAGGATGGAGACAACAGAGCAGAGACACTTGGCAGTGGTCAGGAGCAGAAAATTGAAGTtgttgctgatgctgctgctgatactGCTGCTGCAAGGGGCAACACTCAG GTGGCAGAGAAGCGAAGCCAGCCTTCAGACCGATATGGAGCAACAGCACATGGCAGTGAAAGTCAACCAGCAGCTCCTGTCAACACCGGTGACTGTCTCACACCTATCACCTTTAGCAATGATGTGGACTCAGCTTCTCCTGAAATGTCAGGAGATAGAACAGACTCTGAGTCAGAGAAAAAGCCTGTTGAGCAAGAATTGGAGCAGGATACTCTGATCTGCCAGCAGTTAGGTTTAGGAGAGGCCATACCTGTACAGGTGCAAGGCTTGCCACCCAGTTTAACCCAGAGCCAAGGTATCTGTGATGGAGAGGAGAAGCGGGACCAGTCAAAGGAGGAGCCTTCTCTTGAAATTATGCAACAAGAAG CGCCAGAGCCAATGGTTAACTTACAATTTGTGAAGAATGATTCATACGAGAAGGGCACGGACCTGATGGTGGTTAATGTTTACATGAAGGGAATTTGCCGGGACACAGCCAGGGTAATTTTCAGGGAACAGGACTTCACCCTCATCTTTCAGACAAG TGATGCTAACTTTCTGCGGCTTCATTCAGACTGTGGACCAAATACAGTCTTCAAGTGGCAAGTCAAACTCAG GAACCTGATCCAGCCTGAGCAGTGCAGATACTCCTTCACCCCGTCCCGTCTGGACATCACCCTCAAGAAGAGACACAGCCAGCGCTGGGGTGGTCTGGAGGCCCATGCCCCACAAGGTCTGCTGCCAG GTGCAGTGGGTGGCGCCAAGGTTGCTGTGCCCTCCAGCCCTGCCTGCATGGAGAAAAGCCAGCCAGGCAGCAGTCAACACAGCCTCCCAGCCAAGGAGGAGCCACCGAGGCTTGGGGAGGAGAAACCCAAGGCCCCTAAGGCCTCATCCAGAGTAGAGGATGGTGGTCTGGATACTGTGGCCCCTCGCACAGTCTCTGAGCATGTTGCTATCCCCAAACCAGAGCCAACTGTTACCACG CCTAAGCCTACATGCATGGTGCAACCTATGACCCATGCACCACCTGCCAGCAGTGAGCGccatgaggaagaagaagagaagaaggtgTGCCTGCCTGGTTTTACAGGATTGGTCAACCTTGGCAACACCTGCTTCATGAACAGTGTTATCCAATCCCTCTCCAACACCAGGGAACTCAGGGATTACTTCCATG ATCGAGCATTTGAGGCAGAAATCAACTGTAATAATCCATTGGGAACAGGAGGGAGGCTAGCCATTGGTTTTGCTGTGCTGCTTAGGGCCCTCTGGAAGGGCACACACCACGCCTTCCAACCCTCAAAACTCAAG GCAATTGTGGCCAGTAAAGCCAGTCAGTTTACAGGCTACGCCCAGCACGATGCCCAGGAGTTCATGGCTTTCCTGCTGGATGGGCTCCATGAGGACTTGAACCGTATCCAGAATAAGCCGTACACAGAGACGGTTGACTCTGATGGACGGCTGGATGAA GTGGTAGCAGAGGAAGCATGGCAGAGGCACAAGATGAGGAATGACTCCTTTATAGTTGACCTCTTCCAAGGCCAATTCAAATCCAAGCTTGTTTGCCCCATATGCTCCAAG GTGTCTATCACCTTTGATCCTTTCCTCTACTTGCCAGTCCCATTGCCCCAGAAACAAAAGGTGCTCTCAGTTTTCTACTTTGCTAAGGAACCTCATAAAAAACCCATTAAG TTTTTGGTGAGTGTGAGCAAGGAAAACTCTAGCACTGCTGAGGTGCTTGAATCCATCTCCAGGAGCGTAAGGATTAAACCAGAGAATCTCAGACTTGCAGAG GTGGGGAAGAATCGTTTCCAGCGCATGTTACTGCCATCCCATTCTCTGGACACAGTGTCCTCCTCTGACATGTTGTTCTGCTTTGAGGTGCTCTCTAAAGAACTGGCCAAAGAGAGAGTGGTATTGCTCAGAGTGCAACAG AAACTCCAGGTCCCTAACATCCCCATCTCAAAGTGTGCTGCTTGCCTGAAACCTCCAGGGACTGAGGAAGACAAGCTGAAACGGTGCACTCGCTGCTATCGTGTGGGCTACTGCAATCA AGTATGCCAGAAGACCCACTGGCCCAGTCACAAGGGTCTGTGTCGACCCAACACAGAAAATGTGGGTCTGCCCTTCCTGGTGAGCGTGCCAGAGTCCCGACTCACCTATGCCCGGCTGAGCCAGCTCCTAGAGGGTTATTCCAG GTTCTCTGTCAACGTGTTCCAGCCTCCTTTCCAGTCAGGTAGGACATCACCTGAAACGTCCCAGGGCCGGGTAGACCTCCCCCCAATGCCAGCAGGCTCTCCTGAGGGTCTTGGGTCTGGGGATGAGGCCATTGGAGGTGGCAGTACTATAGGAGCAGGTGATATGGAACTGGAGAGTCAGTCTCTGGGTCCTGGATCCCAGAGAGAGTGTGCTCAAGCCTCAGCCCTCCACTCTCTGGAGTCTgattccctctcctcctcccagacctcactctccaccacacAGACTGCAGACTCAGGATTCTCTGAGCCAGTCTCTACAACGTCCTGCTACTCCCTGGATCCTCATGCTGAGAAAGAGACATCCTGTGAAAAGGCTGTACGGCCAGAAG CTGCAGTAACAGGGTATCAGCATCCAATTGAATCAGCATCGGGTCATGCCAGTCAGTTCCACATATCTCTGGTGGACTCTAACAGTAAAGAACAGAGGCTGGATGAGAGAG agGAAGTGTTGGCAGATCTCCCTGAGGATGCGACCCTGGAGCTGGTGTGGAAAAACAACGAGCGTCTGAAGGAATACGTCCTGGTCAGCTCCAAGGAGCTTGAGTATGAGGAGGACCCTGGCTCTCTGAGTGAGACAGCCAGAGCTGGGCACTTTACCCTAGAACAGTGCCTCAACCTCTTTACCAAGCCAGAGGTGCTGGCACCAGAGGAGGCATG gtactGTCCAAAGTGCCAGCAGCACCGTGAGGCCTCCAAGCAGCTGCTGCTATGGCGTCTGCCCAATGTCCTGATCATCCAACTCAAACGCTTCTCCTTCAGGAGCTTCATCTGGAGGGATAAGATCAACGACATGGTTGACTTTCCTGTCAG GAATCTGGATCTGAGCAAGTTCTGTATTGGCCAGAAGGATGAGATGCAACAGCCCCCAATCTATGACTTATATGCAGTCATTAACCATTATGGGGGAATGATAGGAGGCCACTACACAGCCTATGCTCGCCTACCAAGTGACAAGAACAGTCAGCGCAGTGACGTGG GTTGGCGTCTTTTTGATGACAGCACTGTCACGATGGTGGAAGAGAGTCAGGTGGTGACACGCTACGCCTACGTTCTGTTCTACCGACGGCGAAACTCCCCTGTGGAAAGGCCGCCGCGCTTCCTCAGGCCTGTAGGAGCTGAGTCGCCCACTGCTGCTGGAGCTAATGCCAGCCAG